Proteins from one Bacteriovorax sp. BAL6_X genomic window:
- the hemC gene encoding hydroxymethylbilane synthase, which produces MKYIIGTRGSLLALTQCNQVKDQLEELTGDEFELKVIKTQGDQIVDKPLWQLEGKDFFTKELDAALLQGEIDLVVHSYKDLGSDRPEGIKLAAISKRAYAYDILLIKEETVSKLMAKELTEFVVGTSSPRRIVNIESSLSEFLPYGDNVKVSTKMLRGNVNSRIQKLREDNYDAIVLAMPGIERLAITESSRKELEVLLAGMTYAVLPHSQFPAAASQGALGIECLENRDDNGALEEKLQKLQDKDTVSEVSRERKAFASYGGGCHLAVGINVTKKGDYYIHTHKGKVDDKVIYERHLEGSFPSPDSKAKAFIGLPHAEHREQEYIYCELIHKEALKNARVPNNDILLSARYGVSLLKNHGKSVYTAGTSTWKLLAQNGQWVHGSCDGLGEDVLDKIRDSKAIEVMNGPKEELTILTHKDSYSDYGQVFESYEKSDNEVRENFFDELRQCDVFFWTSYSQYKTYVERLPELKDKFHACGLGKTFEQLSKEDITVRPFASMEEFKVWLKK; this is translated from the coding sequence TTGAAATACATCATCGGAACACGTGGCTCTCTATTGGCCCTGACTCAGTGTAATCAAGTAAAGGATCAACTCGAAGAACTGACTGGTGACGAGTTTGAATTAAAAGTAATTAAAACTCAAGGTGACCAGATTGTTGATAAGCCACTTTGGCAACTTGAGGGAAAAGATTTTTTTACAAAAGAATTAGATGCGGCCCTGCTTCAGGGAGAAATCGACTTAGTTGTCCATTCATACAAAGACCTAGGAAGTGATAGGCCAGAAGGAATTAAGTTAGCAGCAATCTCTAAAAGAGCATACGCTTACGATATACTTCTAATAAAAGAAGAAACTGTTAGTAAGCTTATGGCCAAAGAACTGACAGAGTTTGTTGTTGGAACATCTTCTCCGCGTCGAATTGTAAATATTGAAAGTTCTCTTTCTGAATTTCTTCCTTACGGAGATAACGTAAAGGTATCGACAAAAATGCTTCGTGGAAACGTAAATTCTCGTATTCAAAAACTTAGAGAAGATAATTACGATGCCATTGTTCTTGCTATGCCAGGTATTGAAAGACTTGCCATCACAGAGAGTTCAAGAAAAGAATTAGAGGTATTACTGGCAGGGATGACTTATGCAGTTCTTCCTCATAGCCAATTTCCAGCAGCAGCTTCTCAAGGAGCTCTTGGAATCGAATGCCTAGAGAATCGTGATGACAATGGGGCGCTAGAAGAAAAGCTTCAAAAACTTCAAGATAAAGACACTGTAAGTGAAGTAAGCCGTGAGCGTAAAGCATTTGCAAGCTACGGAGGAGGTTGCCACCTAGCAGTTGGTATCAATGTAACGAAGAAGGGCGACTATTATATTCATACTCACAAAGGAAAAGTTGACGACAAGGTCATCTATGAAAGACACCTTGAAGGAAGCTTTCCATCACCTGATTCAAAAGCGAAGGCCTTTATTGGTCTGCCACATGCAGAGCACAGAGAACAAGAGTATATTTATTGTGAGTTAATTCACAAAGAAGCACTAAAGAATGCGCGCGTGCCAAATAACGATATTCTTCTTTCTGCTCGCTATGGTGTAAGTCTTCTAAAGAACCACGGAAAATCTGTTTACACAGCTGGTACTTCTACTTGGAAGCTCTTGGCACAAAACGGTCAGTGGGTTCATGGATCATGTGACGGACTTGGTGAAGATGTACTAGATAAAATTCGCGATTCAAAGGCCATTGAAGTAATGAATGGGCCAAAAGAAGAGCTAACAATTTTAACTCATAAAGACTCTTACTCTGACTATGGCCAAGTATTTGAATCATACGAAAAGAGCGACAATGAAGTACGTGAAAACTTCTTCGATGAACTTAGACAGTGCGATGTATTCTTTTGGACAAGCTACTCTCAGTACAAAACTTACGTTGAGCGCTTACCAGAGCTTAAAGATAAATTTCATGCATGTGGCCTAGGAAAGACATTTGAGCAACTTTCGAAAGAAGATATCACAGTACGTCCATTTGCCAGTATGGAAGAATTTAAAGTCTGGCTTAAAAAATAA
- a CDS encoding glutamate-1-semialdehyde 2,1-aminomutase, whose protein sequence is MSSMHTEIFEKSKKMVPGGVHSPVRSFKGMTSTPKFFQSANGAYFTDIEGKDYIDFCMSFGPLVLGHQNDTVKEKLTEALGRGWSYGACEPYSVDLAEYLLSRLSHVDQIRFVNSGTEAVMTALRLARGVTGKNKIIKFNGCYHGHVDAMLIKAGSGLAGAAESSSLGVPKGVADDTLILELEDLEGVKKCFEDHKGEIAAIIIEPLPANNGLLIQDQAFLEGLREITKANDALLIFDEVISGFRVAFGGMAELTGITPDIVTYGKVIGGGLPVGAIAAKKEIMEHLAPVGGVYQAGTLSANPLAMVGGLETLKQMTKESYKELENNTLRIVNIFKKWLAEYNDGQFSNYNIIHHSSLFWIVPGDKIKSVGNIPGNIGDDFVPLFELLLEKGIYLSPNAYEVGFGSLAHNEEVAKDLENRLWN, encoded by the coding sequence ATGAGTAGTATGCACACAGAAATTTTTGAAAAGAGTAAGAAAATGGTTCCAGGTGGAGTTCACTCTCCTGTTCGTTCATTCAAAGGTATGACCTCAACTCCCAAGTTCTTCCAAAGTGCTAATGGTGCTTACTTTACAGACATTGAAGGTAAAGATTATATCGACTTTTGTATGAGCTTTGGGCCACTTGTTCTTGGTCACCAAAATGATACTGTAAAAGAAAAACTAACAGAGGCCCTAGGCCGTGGTTGGAGCTACGGAGCATGTGAACCATACTCAGTAGATTTAGCAGAGTATTTACTTTCTCGTCTTTCACATGTTGATCAAATTAGATTTGTTAACTCGGGAACAGAAGCAGTTATGACAGCTCTTCGTCTTGCTCGTGGTGTGACAGGTAAGAATAAAATTATCAAGTTCAATGGTTGTTACCACGGACACGTTGATGCCATGTTAATTAAAGCAGGCTCAGGTCTTGCAGGAGCAGCTGAATCTTCTTCACTTGGAGTACCTAAAGGAGTAGCTGATGACACGCTTATCCTTGAGCTTGAAGATCTTGAAGGTGTGAAGAAGTGTTTTGAAGATCACAAAGGTGAAATTGCAGCAATTATCATCGAGCCACTGCCGGCCAATAATGGTCTTCTTATTCAAGATCAAGCATTCCTTGAAGGCTTAAGAGAAATCACAAAAGCAAATGATGCTCTTTTAATCTTTGACGAAGTTATATCTGGTTTCCGTGTTGCATTTGGTGGTATGGCAGAGCTTACAGGAATCACACCAGATATCGTAACTTACGGTAAGGTAATTGGAGGCGGTCTTCCAGTTGGTGCAATTGCCGCGAAGAAAGAAATTATGGAACATCTTGCTCCAGTTGGTGGTGTTTATCAAGCTGGTACTCTAAGTGCAAACCCACTTGCGATGGTTGGTGGACTTGAAACACTTAAACAGATGACAAAAGAAAGCTACAAAGAACTCGAAAATAACACTCTTAGAATTGTGAATATCTTTAAAAAGTGGCTTGCAGAGTATAATGATGGCCAGTTTTCAAACTACAATATAATTCACCACTCTTCTCTATTCTGGATTGTTCCTGGAGACAAGATTAAGTCTGTTGGAAATATACCAGGTAATATTGGTGATGACTTTGTTCCATTATTTGAATTACTACTTGAAAAGGGAATCTATCTATCACCAAATGCATATGAAGTTGGATTTGGTTCACTTGCACATAATGAAGAAGTTGCTAAGGATTTAGAGAACAGACTTTGGAACTAA